The Eubacteriaceae bacterium Marseille-Q4139 genome has a window encoding:
- a CDS encoding ParB/RepB/Spo0J family partition protein encodes MADEKLNTGPEAAKTEEAPAPVAADPARSEATAPEHQPEQAGPAEPGDVVISADQIDALMADKRRAARAEVEKAETPPEQEAGAPAMEHPAAEKGEPEKPRRGRPPKSEKAEHTEAESEKAPKKAGSRKGRPSKADKAAPGEAQPSKRDKLSRSGGKAPEAPAPPDAGKGTPTKEAAPPEQAPQEPAVPPRPVEEGKLVYLKLSELHPFHTFRPHPFKVRDDAKMQETVESIKLNGVMVPGLARPEKDGNGYEIVAGHRRCRGSELAGLEEMPFIVRDMTDHEAVEAMKDSNKQRDQTLPSELAALLDLEVEDIKHQGGRLKGVAEGDVGKRSVEIVGNAHGMNYKKVMRYLRLNHLVPELINKVDDKKMGFMPAVELSYIKPKNQRLIAVSIDGEQASPSLAQAKQLRELDKEGKLNGDVIDGILSEKKKEDRGVIISMAELEKYFGKEVTPAKMKEQIMTLLDEWKEKQPPELAKAPKKMEKDK; translated from the coding sequence ATGGCAGATGAAAAACTGAACACGGGGCCCGAGGCGGCAAAAACCGAGGAGGCTCCCGCGCCCGTTGCGGCTGATCCAGCCCGCAGTGAGGCCACGGCTCCCGAACACCAGCCGGAGCAGGCCGGGCCTGCCGAGCCCGGTGATGTGGTCATCTCTGCGGATCAGATTGACGCGCTCATGGCGGATAAGCGCCGGGCGGCCCGGGCCGAGGTGGAAAAAGCGGAAACGCCCCCGGAACAGGAGGCCGGGGCTCCCGCGATGGAGCATCCTGCCGCTGAAAAGGGGGAGCCCGAAAAGCCGCGCCGTGGCCGTCCCCCGAAATCTGAAAAGGCGGAGCACACCGAGGCGGAGTCTGAAAAAGCACCGAAGAAGGCCGGGTCCCGCAAGGGCCGCCCGTCTAAGGCTGACAAGGCGGCCCCCGGCGAGGCCCAGCCGTCCAAACGAGACAAATTGTCCCGAAGTGGCGGGAAAGCGCCCGAGGCTCCGGCTCCTCCGGATGCCGGGAAAGGTACTCCCACAAAGGAGGCTGCTCCCCCGGAGCAGGCCCCGCAGGAGCCTGCTGTGCCGCCCCGTCCCGTTGAGGAGGGCAAGCTGGTTTATCTGAAACTTTCCGAGCTCCATCCGTTCCACACATTCCGGCCCCACCCGTTCAAGGTGCGGGACGATGCCAAAATGCAGGAAACGGTGGAGTCCATCAAGCTCAACGGCGTTATGGTTCCCGGCCTTGCCCGCCCCGAAAAGGACGGAAACGGCTATGAGATTGTGGCGGGCCATCGGCGCTGTCGCGGCAGTGAGCTGGCGGGCCTGGAGGAAATGCCCTTTATTGTCCGGGATATGACCGACCATGAGGCGGTTGAGGCCATGAAGGACAGCAATAAGCAGAGGGATCAGACGCTCCCCAGCGAGCTGGCCGCCCTTTTGGATCTGGAAGTGGAGGACATTAAGCACCAGGGCGGGCGGCTGAAAGGCGTGGCCGAAGGGGATGTAGGAAAACGCTCCGTTGAGATCGTGGGTAACGCGCATGGCATGAATTATAAGAAAGTCATGCGCTATCTGCGCCTTAACCATCTTGTCCCGGAGCTCATAAACAAGGTGGACGATAAAAAGATGGGCTTTATGCCTGCGGTGGAGCTCTCTTACATCAAGCCGAAAAACCAGCGTCTGATTGCCGTTTCCATTGACGGGGAGCAGGCGTCCCCCTCTCTGGCCCAGGCCAAACAGCTCCGGGAGCTGGATAAGGAGGGCAAGCTCAACGGCGATGTGATTGACGGCATCTTATCAGAAAAGAAAAAGGAGGATCGCGGCGTGATTATTTCGATGGCTGAACTGGAGAAATATTTTGGCAAGGAGGTTACACCCGCCAAAATGAAGGAGCAGATTATGACCTTGCTGGACGAGTGGAAAGAGAAACAGCCGCCCGAGCTGGCAAAAGCCCCGAAAAAGATGGAAAAAGACAAGTAA
- a CDS encoding trypsin-like peptidase domain-containing protein yields MIITRDDAFKVVCELRTPLSESQYNVGTGMFVSSSVDENKIRGWILTASHVACETTNFTQIIIATKGGKSENLPLSMFGKITDWKYHKTADISILPIHFTDENMKFMENRFFPLNHFNLEHKPVSRDYELTAIGFPHGLGTEGSFSPFTFRSYASSGFVTLSRADTHTLSEFFCLENPSVGGYSGCPVFDLGYSSNGVIQITKERTWCHGIMHGTMSDNTGGKIAMVTPTFYLKDLIESI; encoded by the coding sequence ATGATAATTACTAGAGATGATGCTTTTAAAGTTGTATGTGAACTAAGAACACCATTAAGTGAATCACAATATAATGTTGGCACAGGAATGTTTGTTAGTTCTTCGGTCGATGAAAATAAAATTCGAGGATGGATTCTTACTGCAAGTCATGTAGCGTGCGAAACAACAAATTTTACACAAATTATAATTGCAACAAAAGGTGGAAAGTCAGAAAATTTGCCACTTTCAATGTTTGGTAAAATAACCGATTGGAAATACCATAAAACTGCTGATATAAGCATACTTCCTATTCATTTTACAGATGAGAATATGAAGTTTATGGAAAATAGATTCTTCCCCTTAAATCATTTTAATCTTGAACATAAACCTGTTTCTAGAGATTATGAATTAACTGCAATTGGTTTTCCTCATGGTTTAGGGACGGAGGGTTCCTTTTCTCCATTTACATTTCGTTCATATGCCTCATCTGGATTTGTAACACTTAGTCGTGCTGATACACATACGTTGTCTGAATTTTTTTGCTTAGAAAACCCAAGTGTAGGAGGATATTCTGGATGCCCAGTGTTTGATTTAGGATATTCTTCAAATGGAGTAATACAAATTACTAAAGAACGCACTTGGTGTCATGGCATTATGCATGGAACAATGAGTGATAATACAGGAGGCAAAATAGCAATGGTTACACCAACTTTCTATTTAAAAGATTTGATAGAAAGTATATAA